The Nostoc sp. 'Lobaria pulmonaria (5183) cyanobiont' genome window below encodes:
- a CDS encoding thioredoxin family protein codes for MSTDSPINSPEKLESTFGKRLRNFLIVMVAIALTVSLVLGLRTETTSATLAKLSETSTPLEVAVSNGKPSLVEFYADWCTVCQKMAPDITQLETEYADKMNFVMLNVDNTKWLPEMLRYRVDGIPHFVFLSQQGETIAEAIGDQPRTIMASNLEALVTGSSLPYAQASGKVSKFSAPVAPTANQDDPRSHGSQVVN; via the coding sequence ATGAGTACTGATTCACCTATTAATTCTCCCGAAAAACTTGAATCCACATTTGGGAAGCGTCTGAGAAATTTCTTAATTGTAATGGTAGCGATCGCTCTTACTGTTTCCCTCGTCTTAGGATTGCGAACTGAAACAACCTCGGCAACTCTAGCCAAGTTAAGCGAGACTTCCACACCATTAGAAGTAGCCGTCAGCAACGGCAAACCATCTTTAGTAGAGTTTTATGCTGATTGGTGTACTGTCTGCCAAAAAATGGCACCAGATATCACTCAGTTAGAAACAGAGTATGCTGACAAGATGAATTTTGTCATGCTGAATGTGGATAACACAAAGTGGCTGCCGGAAATGCTGAGATATCGGGTAGATGGGATTCCCCATTTTGTATTTTTGAGTCAGCAAGGGGAAACCATAGCTGAAGCGATCGGCGATCAACCCCGGACGATTATGGCTAGTAACTTAGAAGCTTTGGTTACTGGTTCCTCTCTCCCTTACGCTCAAGCTAGCGGCAAAGTTTCCAAATTTTCAGCCCCAGTCGCACCAACGGCGAATCAAGATGATCCCCGCAGTCATGGCAGCCAGGTGGTAAATTAA
- a CDS encoding sensor domain-containing diguanylate cyclase — MSRSLIAGKIMLRLFQNFQRPKLSWLRLRHSSVKTQAVPLPDNEAERLKALADYNILDTLPEQAFDDLTAIAAYICKTPIALISLVDSDRQWFKSKVGLKSSETPRDGSFCSHAILQPEDILVVPNAIKDDRFNNNPLVKGNPKIRFYAGVPLITPDGLPIGTLCVLDTIPHHLSYQQLDALRRLSRQAIAQMELIQEVRNCKQAEIEGRQLSLTDELTGLYNRRGFFLMAAKQLKNAHRMKKFCWVMFIDLDGLKQINDTLGHDMGDALIIDAGRLLRQSFRNSDIIARLGGDEFIVFIYSYFKDADSIQARLQTNIANFNQQQNRSYKLSMSMGIERYSPESNMSLEQLIAKSDELMYAHKRLKRQSLT; from the coding sequence ATGTCACGCAGCCTTATTGCTGGAAAAATAATGCTGCGGTTGTTCCAAAATTTCCAGCGTCCCAAACTTTCCTGGCTAAGGCTTAGACACTCATCTGTGAAAACCCAAGCTGTTCCTCTACCTGACAATGAAGCAGAAAGGCTCAAAGCGCTGGCAGACTACAATATTCTAGATACCCTACCCGAACAAGCATTTGATGACCTAACTGCTATTGCTGCCTACATTTGTAAAACTCCAATTGCTTTAATTAGCTTAGTTGATAGCGATCGCCAATGGTTTAAATCTAAGGTTGGACTAAAAAGTAGCGAAACACCTAGAGATGGGTCTTTTTGCTCCCATGCCATTCTTCAACCAGAGGATATATTAGTGGTTCCCAACGCCATTAAAGACGATCGCTTTAATAACAATCCCTTAGTCAAAGGTAATCCCAAAATTCGTTTTTATGCTGGTGTCCCTCTAATTACGCCTGATGGTCTTCCAATTGGGACATTGTGTGTTCTCGATACCATTCCTCATCACCTAAGTTACCAGCAGTTAGATGCACTGCGCCGCCTAAGTCGTCAGGCGATCGCTCAAATGGAACTCATTCAGGAAGTTCGTAACTGCAAACAAGCAGAGATCGAAGGAAGACAGTTATCGCTGACTGATGAACTCACAGGTTTGTATAACCGACGTGGTTTCTTCCTAATGGCTGCAAAGCAGTTGAAAAATGCTCACCGCATGAAAAAGTTTTGCTGGGTTATGTTCATTGATTTAGATGGACTAAAACAGATTAACGACACCCTTGGTCATGACATGGGAGATGCCTTGATTATTGATGCTGGTCGATTACTTAGGCAAAGTTTTCGGAACTCAGATATTATTGCCCGCTTGGGTGGTGATGAGTTCATTGTTTTCATTTATAGCTACTTTAAGGACGCTGATAGTATCCAAGCGCGTCTACAAACAAATATCGCTAACTTTAATCAACAGCAAAACCGTAGCTATAAACTTTCGATGAGTATGGGCATAGAGCGTTACTCACCAGAGAGCAATATGTCACTAGAACAACTAATTGCTAAGTCTGACGAATTAATGTATGCTCACAAGCGTCTCAAACGGCAATCTCTTACATGA
- a CDS encoding SDR family NAD(P)-dependent oxidoreductase, which produces MNSSLTRPLAVVTGASNGIGYELAKQFAQNGFDLLVTATGSSINEAAQAFKDLGAKVETVQADLATYDGVETLYNQIKATNRAVDAIAINAGVGVSGDFARETDLKDELNLINLNVVSSVHLAKLVVKDMVELGKGRILFTSSIAALMPGPFETVYAASKAFVHSFSEGLRSELKDTGVTVTALMPGPTDTNFFHRADMDDTKVGADEKDDPAEVAKQGFDALMAGKDEIIAGSLKTKLMGTVSKVLPNTVKAELHRKLSEPGSGN; this is translated from the coding sequence ATGAACAGTTCTTTGACCCGACCCCTTGCTGTCGTGACGGGTGCCTCAAACGGCATTGGCTACGAACTTGCCAAACAGTTTGCCCAAAACGGCTTTGACCTTCTAGTCACAGCCACCGGATCGAGTATCAACGAAGCTGCTCAAGCTTTCAAGGATCTAGGTGCTAAAGTTGAGACGGTGCAGGCTGATCTCGCTACCTATGATGGTGTTGAAACACTTTACAACCAGATTAAAGCAACTAACCGAGCAGTGGATGCGATCGCCATCAACGCGGGTGTTGGTGTGAGCGGCGACTTCGCTCGTGAAACTGACCTGAAGGATGAACTCAATCTGATAAATTTGAACGTTGTATCGTCTGTCCATCTTGCCAAACTAGTTGTAAAAGATATGGTTGAGCTTGGCAAGGGTCGAATCCTTTTCACATCGTCGATCGCCGCTTTGATGCCCGGCCCGTTTGAGACAGTTTACGCCGCCTCTAAGGCGTTTGTGCATTCTTTTTCAGAGGGGCTACGCAGTGAGTTGAAGGATACAGGTGTTACCGTCACCGCACTCATGCCCGGGCCGACTGATACCAATTTCTTCCACCGTGCGGATATGGACGACACCAAGGTAGGCGCAGATGAAAAGGACGATCCGGCTGAGGTCGCCAAGCAGGGTTTCGATGCCTTGATGGCAGGTAAGGATGAGATCATCGCAGGTTCGCTGAAAACGAAGCTTATGGGCACAGTGAGCAAAGTCTTACCTAATACCGTCAAAGCTGAATTGCATCGCAAGCTTAGTGAGCCTGGATCAGGCAACTAG
- a CDS encoding B12-binding domain-containing radical SAM protein: MTVNLKSLENQINLAADSKTAPVTQGTRYVPSHHRRILCIFPKYSRSFGTFHHAYPLMGNVRAFMPPQGILIVAAYLPKEWEVRFIDENVKAATRADYQWADVVIVSGMHIQKPQINQINELAHRAGKITVVGGPSVSGCPEYYPEFDILNLGELGDGSDRMIEYLDQNSQRPQTQIRFETKERLPLTEFPTPAYHLLNINDYFLANVQFSSGCPYRCEFCDIPELYGNSPRMKTPEQVVAELDAMRQSGNLGAVYFVDDNFVGDRRAAMKLLPHLIDWQKRNGYPIQFACEATLNLAQSPKLLEMMREAYFCTIFCGIETPEPNALHAISKDQNLSMPILKAIQVLNSYGMEVVSGIIIGLDTDTPETADRIIEFIRASQIPMLTINLLHALPRTPLWRRLEAEGRLLFDESRESNVEFLMPYEQVIEMWRRCITTAYEPEFLYERFAYNMEHTYPNRIEVPNSPARTSGANIRKGLTYLGNILLRIGIFSNYRQTFWKMAKPALKAGDIENLIHVGLVGHHLIKFAQDCAKNEESASFYSQKILTKVRS; the protein is encoded by the coding sequence ATGACTGTGAATTTAAAGTCTTTAGAGAACCAAATTAATCTAGCGGCCGATTCTAAAACCGCTCCTGTGACTCAAGGAACCCGCTACGTTCCTTCGCACCATCGACGCATTCTGTGTATCTTTCCCAAATACAGCCGCTCCTTTGGTACTTTTCATCACGCCTACCCACTCATGGGTAATGTCCGGGCTTTTATGCCACCCCAAGGTATTTTAATTGTGGCTGCCTACTTACCCAAAGAATGGGAAGTCCGGTTTATTGATGAAAATGTCAAAGCAGCAACCAGGGCTGATTACCAATGGGCTGACGTGGTGATTGTCAGTGGAATGCATATCCAAAAACCACAGATTAATCAAATTAACGAACTTGCCCATCGAGCCGGGAAAATTACCGTTGTGGGTGGCCCCTCGGTATCTGGGTGTCCAGAATATTATCCTGAGTTCGACATTTTAAATTTGGGTGAATTGGGAGATGGAAGCGATCGCATGATCGAGTATCTAGACCAAAACTCGCAACGTCCCCAAACGCAAATTCGCTTTGAAACCAAGGAACGTTTGCCCCTAACAGAGTTTCCCACCCCAGCTTATCATTTGCTGAATATCAATGATTATTTCTTGGCAAATGTCCAGTTTTCTAGTGGTTGCCCTTATCGCTGCGAGTTTTGTGATATTCCCGAACTCTACGGCAATAGTCCCCGGATGAAAACACCAGAGCAAGTAGTCGCCGAGTTAGATGCAATGCGACAATCTGGCAATTTGGGAGCAGTGTATTTTGTCGATGATAACTTTGTTGGCGATCGCCGCGCCGCCATGAAGTTGCTTCCTCATCTGATTGACTGGCAAAAACGCAATGGTTATCCCATCCAGTTTGCCTGTGAAGCAACGCTCAACCTAGCTCAAAGTCCCAAACTGCTGGAGATGATGCGCGAAGCTTATTTCTGCACCATCTTTTGCGGTATCGAAACACCTGAACCAAATGCTCTCCATGCGATTTCCAAAGACCAAAATCTGAGTATGCCAATCTTAAAAGCGATTCAGGTTTTAAATAGCTATGGCATGGAAGTAGTATCAGGAATCATCATCGGCTTAGATACAGATACACCAGAAACAGCAGACCGAATTATCGAATTTATTCGGGCATCGCAAATTCCCATGTTGACAATTAACTTACTTCATGCCTTACCGAGAACTCCTTTATGGCGGAGGTTAGAAGCAGAAGGACGACTTCTCTTTGATGAAAGCCGCGAATCAAATGTTGAGTTTTTGATGCCCTACGAGCAAGTTATCGAGATGTGGCGGCGCTGCATTACAACAGCTTATGAGCCAGAATTTTTATATGAGCGGTTTGCTTACAACATGGAACACACCTATCCAAACCGCATCGAAGTACCTAACAGCCCAGCTCGCACTTCTGGGGCTAATATTCGCAAAGGTTTAACTTATTTAGGGAATATTTTGCTGCGGATAGGCATATTTAGTAACTATCGTCAGACTTTCTGGAAAATGGCCAAGCCAGCACTAAAAGCGGGTGATATTGAAAACTTGATTCACGTTGGACTTGTCGGGCATCATTTGATTAAATTTGCCCAAGATTGTGCCAAAAACGAAGAATCAGCTTCGTTCTATTCCCAAAAAATCCTCACCAAAGTTCGTAGTTAA
- a CDS encoding DUF6737 family protein: MSEQKPINPWNYKPWWCQPWSIVLTGVTLIGGSWLLFKTIWLTVLVSIPIGTWMVFFVLFWPQLMIRSGILESYKE; this comes from the coding sequence ATGTCTGAACAAAAGCCCATAAATCCTTGGAACTACAAACCTTGGTGGTGTCAACCCTGGTCTATAGTTCTCACAGGTGTAACACTGATTGGTGGTAGCTGGTTACTATTTAAAACTATCTGGCTAACAGTTCTCGTTTCCATCCCTATAGGAACGTGGATGGTATTTTTTGTGTTGTTTTGGCCACAACTAATGATTCGCAGTGGAATTTTGGAGTCGTATAAAGAGTAG
- a CDS encoding ATP-binding protein — MVLQKSSELVRINARRTDVFDIFNFKHYLGPNPYLDVGALVFDFALIDSREPLPIEDYIASIGDRYPNLRDQTYESYAHLFAQVVSEAGKLDMDLHLNRWSVKPYPNLTRISVQSLHERTTREVIYFVWDWFEAITQDEDFAFDEQLVRLQDRFRASVYGGPTVYALLRTAYQKGIPAFYLWEEGLMQYGLGKKHVRGIATTFNCDSHLDSEFTTRKDDCKAFLKTLGFPVPEGSIVFSEKEALAAAREIGYPVAVKPVIGHKGIGVTADVQDSKELISAYNRSLAAIPENQQTRIIVEKSITGSDFRLLCVNGRFVAATERRPASVVGDGHLTLAELIRQENRKPARLDTPTSPMSKIQIDEAMELYLDEQRLSLDSVIEKGRTVYLRKVANLSAGGMSIDATSTVHDDNIILAQDIAQHFQLTCLGIDVITKSLAESWKSSNFAILEINAAPGVLMHLKPSVGESVDVPSHILETFFELGTDARIPIITFNKISVEELQATIDHILLQNPNLTIGAVCRDAVFVNRSKKVLSKDYNSNVQTLLRHPKVDLLIAEYPEEILEEQGVFYQNSNIVVLDNPTETEMILVRDVFDGSTVIIRKGNDISIRRKGLIEDYTLGEDEPFTRVYLKETGAIL, encoded by the coding sequence ATGGTTCTACAAAAAAGCAGTGAATTAGTCCGCATTAATGCTAGAAGGACGGATGTATTCGATATTTTCAACTTCAAGCATTACCTTGGGCCCAACCCTTATTTAGATGTAGGGGCACTAGTATTTGATTTTGCTCTAATTGACTCTAGAGAGCCTTTGCCCATTGAAGATTATATTGCCAGCATTGGCGATCGCTATCCAAATCTTCGCGATCAAACCTACGAATCTTATGCTCATCTATTTGCCCAAGTTGTGTCCGAAGCCGGAAAATTGGACATGGATTTACACCTTAACCGCTGGAGTGTTAAGCCATATCCAAATCTTACGCGGATTAGCGTCCAATCACTACATGAACGTACAACTAGAGAGGTAATTTACTTTGTTTGGGATTGGTTTGAAGCCATTACCCAAGACGAAGACTTTGCCTTTGATGAGCAACTGGTGAGGTTACAAGATAGATTTCGCGCATCTGTCTATGGTGGGCCCACAGTTTACGCCCTATTGCGAACAGCCTATCAGAAAGGTATTCCTGCCTTTTATTTGTGGGAAGAAGGATTAATGCAATACGGCTTGGGAAAAAAACACGTCCGGGGGATAGCAACAACATTTAACTGTGATAGCCATCTAGATTCGGAATTCACGACCCGTAAAGATGACTGTAAAGCATTTTTAAAAACCTTGGGTTTCCCAGTACCTGAAGGTAGTATTGTCTTTTCCGAGAAAGAAGCCTTGGCAGCAGCAAGAGAAATTGGCTACCCAGTGGCAGTTAAGCCAGTGATAGGTCACAAAGGAATTGGCGTCACGGCTGATGTGCAAGACTCAAAAGAACTGATATCTGCTTATAACCGTTCACTGGCAGCGATTCCCGAAAATCAGCAAACCCGAATAATTGTTGAGAAAAGCATCACAGGATCGGATTTTCGTTTGTTGTGTGTCAATGGTCGATTTGTCGCCGCCACAGAACGCCGTCCAGCCTCAGTTGTTGGTGATGGGCACTTAACGCTTGCAGAGTTAATTCGCCAAGAGAACCGCAAACCTGCACGTTTAGACACGCCAACTTCGCCGATGAGTAAAATTCAGATCGATGAAGCGATGGAACTCTACCTAGACGAACAGCGCTTATCATTAGACAGCGTAATTGAGAAAGGACGCACTGTTTACCTGCGTAAAGTCGCCAATCTTTCAGCCGGAGGTATGAGCATCGATGCAACCTCGACAGTTCATGATGACAATATTATCTTGGCGCAAGATATTGCCCAACATTTTCAGCTAACTTGCCTGGGAATTGATGTTATCACCAAAAGTCTTGCAGAATCTTGGAAGTCCAGTAACTTTGCCATCCTGGAAATCAATGCTGCACCAGGCGTTTTAATGCATCTTAAACCTTCTGTTGGTGAAAGTGTTGATGTGCCTTCTCATATTTTAGAAACCTTTTTTGAGTTGGGTACAGATGCCAGGATACCAATTATTACCTTTAACAAAATCTCTGTTGAAGAACTACAAGCAACGATTGACCATATCCTTTTGCAAAATCCCAACTTGACAATAGGTGCTGTTTGTCGTGATGCCGTTTTTGTGAATCGCTCGAAAAAAGTATTAAGCAAAGATTACAACAGTAATGTCCAAACTTTGCTGCGTCATCCCAAAGTTGATTTGCTAATTGCCGAGTACCCTGAAGAAATCCTCGAAGAACAGGGCGTATTTTACCAGAATAGTAATATCGTAGTTTTGGATAATCCCACCGAAACGGAGATGATTTTGGTGCGGGATGTTTTCGATGGTTCGACTGTGATAATTAGAAAAGGCAACGATATTTCTATTCGTCGCAAAGGGTTGATTGAAGATTATACTTTGGGTGAAGATGAACCATTTACGCGGGTTTATTTGAAGGAAACTGGAGCAATTTTGTAA
- a CDS encoding zinc-dependent alcohol dehydrogenase, whose amino-acid sequence MKAVCWQGTNKVEVETVPDPKIINPRDAIVKITSTAICGSDLHLYNGYNPTMQKGDILGHEFMGEVVELGRAVKNVNIGDRVVVPFTISCGSCFFCNRDLWSLCDNSNPNAWMAEKMLGHSPSGLFGYSHLTGGYAGGQAEYARVPFADVGLFKIPDGLTDEQVLFLTDIYPTGYMAAENCDIQPGDTVAIWGCGPVGQFAIRSAFLLGAERVIAIDRVPERLQMAKAGGAEILNYEEVEVGEALKEMTGGRGPDSVMDAVGMEAHGLGLEGFYDKAKQAVRLETDRPNVLRQAIVACRKGGTVSVPGVYTGFVDKIPMGAFMNKGLTMKTGQTHVHRYLRPLLDHVQNGNIDPSFVITHSLPLDQAPHGYEIFSHKQDNCIKIVLKPGQST is encoded by the coding sequence ATGAAAGCAGTTTGCTGGCAAGGTACTAATAAAGTAGAAGTCGAAACCGTACCCGATCCCAAAATTATTAATCCGCGTGATGCTATTGTTAAAATCACGTCAACGGCGATTTGTGGTTCTGATTTACATCTTTATAATGGCTACAACCCGACGATGCAAAAGGGTGACATCCTGGGTCATGAATTCATGGGGGAAGTCGTTGAGTTGGGGAGAGCTGTCAAGAATGTAAATATAGGCGATCGCGTTGTCGTCCCCTTTACGATTTCCTGCGGCTCATGTTTCTTCTGCAATCGGGATTTATGGTCGCTGTGCGATAACTCCAATCCCAACGCTTGGATGGCAGAAAAAATGCTGGGTCATTCTCCATCGGGTCTTTTTGGCTACTCTCATCTCACAGGCGGCTACGCAGGAGGTCAAGCCGAATATGCCCGCGTTCCCTTTGCCGATGTTGGTTTGTTCAAGATTCCAGATGGACTGACAGACGAACAGGTTTTGTTTCTGACTGATATCTACCCCACTGGATACATGGCTGCGGAAAACTGTGATATCCAGCCTGGAGATACTGTGGCGATCTGGGGCTGTGGCCCCGTAGGGCAATTTGCGATTAGAAGCGCCTTTCTTCTAGGTGCAGAGCGGGTGATTGCAATCGATCGCGTTCCTGAACGCCTCCAGATGGCAAAAGCTGGTGGGGCAGAAATCCTCAACTATGAAGAAGTCGAGGTAGGTGAAGCCTTGAAAGAAATGACAGGTGGACGCGGCCCCGACTCGGTAATGGATGCAGTGGGTATGGAAGCTCACGGTTTGGGTTTGGAAGGCTTCTATGACAAGGCCAAGCAAGCAGTACGTCTAGAGACTGATCGCCCCAATGTGCTGCGTCAAGCGATCGTTGCCTGTCGCAAAGGCGGCACTGTATCCGTTCCCGGTGTTTACACTGGTTTTGTAGACAAGATACCGATGGGGGCTTTCATGAATAAAGGCTTGACCATGAAAACGGGACAAACACACGTTCATCGGTACTTACGTCCGTTGCTCGATCACGTTCAAAATGGTAATATCGATCCATCATTCGTGATTACCCATAGTCTGCCGCTAGATCAAGCACCGCACGGCTACGAAATTTTCAGCCACAAGCAGGACAACTGTATCAAGATTGTACTCAAGCCTGGTCAGTCCACCTAA
- a CDS encoding cyclic peptide export ABC transporter, translated as MNLIYFLLRSSWGMVAMAIATGFLSGGSSAGLIALISHAASSGTASRLTSIIWGFAGLAIVALITSIISQVMLIRLSQNAVLQLRMHLSRQILASELSHLERLGNPRLLATLTEDIQAVANAVYQMPFIFINLAIVLGCITYITWLSWLVLLMVCGISVVAIASCQWLLNRGGQLLTLAREDEDHLFKHFRTITEGVKELKLNYRRREDFLEEKLQSTANEFRHHNVNGLTLFAVTSSWGQLIFFFALGFVLFVLPNLLTINPETLSGYILTFTYLVLPMDNIISKLPLLSKASIALQKIESLGLSLASRSEISTVPPVLKSDWHSLKFKSVTHTYYTEQEDNSFIFGPIDLTLHPQELVFIVGGNGSGKSTLAKLITGLYVPENGEIWFDDELISEENREWYRQHFSVVFSDFYLFEELLGLKNYHLDAQATKYLQQLQLDHKVKIENGQISTTALSQGQRKRLALLTAYLEDRPIYLFDEWAADQDPVFKKIFYTQLLPELRSRGKTVLVISHDDRYFHLADRIIKLDYGKIEYDKT; from the coding sequence ATGAATTTGATTTACTTTCTTTTGCGTTCTTCATGGGGAATGGTAGCGATGGCGATCGCTACCGGATTTTTGAGTGGCGGTAGTAGTGCTGGCTTGATTGCCTTAATTAGTCATGCTGCAAGTAGCGGTACTGCTTCTCGTCTCACATCGATAATTTGGGGTTTTGCGGGGCTGGCAATAGTTGCATTAATTACCAGTATCATTTCTCAAGTGATGCTGATTCGTCTTTCTCAGAATGCAGTCTTACAATTACGGATGCATTTGAGTCGCCAGATTCTCGCTTCTGAATTGAGTCATCTAGAACGCTTAGGGAATCCTCGATTATTAGCAACTTTAACAGAAGACATTCAGGCGGTGGCTAATGCTGTTTATCAGATGCCTTTCATTTTTATTAATTTAGCGATCGTCTTGGGTTGTATAACGTATATAACCTGGCTTTCTTGGTTAGTACTGCTGATGGTTTGTGGGATTTCAGTAGTTGCGATCGCTAGTTGTCAGTGGCTACTCAATAGAGGCGGGCAATTGCTGACCCTAGCTCGTGAAGATGAAGATCATCTATTTAAACATTTTCGCACCATCACTGAAGGAGTCAAGGAACTCAAACTAAACTACAGGCGGCGTGAAGATTTTTTAGAAGAAAAGCTGCAATCAACTGCTAACGAGTTCCGTCATCACAACGTTAACGGTCTAACCCTTTTTGCCGTAACTTCAAGCTGGGGTCAACTGATATTCTTTTTTGCTCTCGGTTTTGTTCTATTTGTACTGCCTAATCTGCTTACCATCAATCCCGAAACTCTCTCTGGCTACATTTTGACCTTCACTTACTTGGTGTTACCAATGGATAACATCATCAGTAAACTTCCTCTCTTAAGCAAAGCTAGCATTGCTTTACAAAAAATTGAGTCACTGGGTTTATCTCTAGCTAGTCGAAGTGAAATATCAACTGTTCCACCTGTTCTGAAATCTGACTGGCACAGCTTAAAATTTAAAAGTGTTACCCATACTTACTACACAGAGCAAGAAGACAATAGCTTTATTTTTGGCCCCATCGACTTGACACTGCATCCTCAAGAATTAGTCTTCATTGTCGGTGGTAATGGTAGCGGTAAATCTACATTAGCTAAACTAATTACTGGGCTTTATGTCCCAGAAAACGGCGAAATCTGGTTTGATGATGAGTTAATTAGTGAAGAGAATCGAGAATGGTATCGCCAGCATTTTTCCGTAGTGTTTTCCGACTTTTATTTATTTGAAGAACTATTGGGATTAAAAAATTATCACTTGGATGCTCAAGCGACAAAATATTTACAACAACTGCAACTAGACCATAAGGTGAAAATTGAAAATGGACAAATTTCTACAACTGCTCTTTCTCAAGGACAACGAAAACGGCTAGCTTTACTCACAGCCTACTTGGAAGATCGACCAATTTATCTATTTGATGAGTGGGCAGCCGATCAAGATCCAGTATTCAAGAAAATATTCTACACTCAACTTCTCCCAGAACTGCGATCGCGGGGTAAAACAGTGCTGGTGATTAGCCATGACGATCGCTATTTTCATTTAGCAGACCGAATTATCAAACTTGACTATGGAAAAATAGAGTACGATAAAACTTAA
- a CDS encoding CDP-alcohol phosphatidyltransferase family protein, with translation MTTKPWDAQLAHWLVQPLKDSWVSPNHLTTVRLVSGLAATVAIAVGDTIWVNIGAWLFALSNFLDHTDGELARLSGKSSKWGHQYDLASDAIIHILLFVCIGYALREGKFGWWALVMGIVSGVSVACIFHLRNQMEQRLGKDASRQPNFAGFDIEDVLYLFPIVPLLDGLEPLLIAATIGAPTFAVWVIWQFWKLPHPESN, from the coding sequence ATGACCACAAAGCCTTGGGATGCTCAACTTGCTCACTGGCTAGTTCAACCTCTAAAAGACAGTTGGGTAAGCCCCAATCATCTCACCACAGTGCGACTTGTAAGTGGTTTGGCGGCTACCGTGGCGATTGCAGTTGGCGATACCATTTGGGTTAACATTGGGGCATGGCTATTTGCTTTATCCAACTTTCTCGATCACACAGACGGCGAATTAGCTCGTTTGAGTGGGAAAAGCAGCAAATGGGGACATCAGTATGACCTTGCTAGTGACGCTATCATCCACATTCTATTGTTTGTGTGTATTGGATATGCTCTTAGAGAGGGAAAATTTGGTTGGTGGGCGTTGGTGATGGGGATAGTATCTGGCGTGTCTGTTGCTTGCATCTTTCATTTGCGAAACCAAATGGAACAGCGTTTAGGTAAAGACGCCAGCCGTCAACCAAATTTCGCTGGTTTTGACATTGAAGACGTGCTGTATTTGTTTCCCATCGTTCCCTTACTGGATGGACTAGAACCGTTATTAATAGCAGCGACAATTGGTGCGCCAACCTTTGCAGTATGGGTAATTTGGCAATTTTGGAAACTCCCGCACCCAGAATCAAACTAG